One stretch of Clavelina lepadiformis chromosome 6, kaClaLepa1.1, whole genome shotgun sequence DNA includes these proteins:
- the LOC143462125 gene encoding beta-1,3-galactosyltransferase brn-like has product MQWTSDKLPRQYFYSSGDDDMMIDLVKVKEAVDQNIAKISDEKWPEFPIICTFETSLVESKPIRWKLSKNYISEKDYRWPFWPKFCLGGFYTTSVRVITQLWEASLTSKRINTDDVFITGILRQKIGMPDEMVVPGISETCQHLGGFFENKFKTMWSERKKKFENKSICFKL; this is encoded by the coding sequence ATGCAGTGGACCTCAGACAAGCTTCCCCGTCAATATTTCTACTCCAGCGGTGATGATGATATGATGATTGATCTCGTTAAAGTAAAGGAGGCCGTTGatcaaaacattgcaaaaatttctgatgAAAAGTGgccagaatttccaatcatttgcaCTTTCGAAACATCCTTGGTTGAAAGCAAGCCTATTCGATGGAAGctatcaaaaaattatatctCAGAAAAAGATTACCGTTGGCCATTTTGGCCCAAGTTTTGCCTCGGTGGATTCTACACAACCAGCGTTCGCGTCATCACACAATTGTGGGAAGCGTCGTTGACTTCAAAGCGCATAAATACAGACGACGTTTTTATAACTGGAATACTTCGACAGAAAATTGGAATGCCCGATGAAATGGTGGTGCCAGGAATAAGTGAAACCTGCCAACACTTGGGCgggttttttgaaaacaaattcaagaCAATGTGGTCAGaaagaaagaagaaatttgaaaacaagagcatctgttttaaactttaa
- the LOC143462847 gene encoding kelch-like protein 41a gives MKIIVDGLYSDDDLLTCDNVGDVLAAADFLQIPLIKTECTDFIVANSNEDTLLADWILLNKYNAMSQSIARRVDFSINLCSSNKINELEFHDFESFLDLKADNNGMDLLKCITSWTEHRKNERKEYFPKLFDRIKLQQLKTKYLNEAERSNKLVKEDYPEILAKISEIKRSRFTEDCSSNHIAITLKRDEFGHQSEYTVFDATEKSLSQIISSDTDYHPVYYPGKENSVVIVQGDKLFAIGGTRPQISRSSTEFGCNCIQTASVTKWIRLRDLSVGRRKFGCTILEGCIYVAGGLEHNSRWLSSVEAYDIDDKMWVWTPSMLQKREGLTLVSFNGCLYAMGGTPNQSRVLRCVECYDGEIWSRIAPMKKTRTDFAAVVLNNHIYAIGGKTRGDSTTASVEKYDPSAKVWIYVASMHKPRSNHTACVSNGNIYVVNSKDHSDVEVYDSVKNCWMLLQLDK, from the coding sequence ATGAAGATTATTGTTGATGGGCTTTACTCTGATGACGACTTATTAACCTGTGACAATGTTGGTGATGTGCTGGCAGCTGCAGATTTTCTACAAATTCCACTCATCAAAACAGAATGCACTGATTTTATTGTTGCCAACAGCAATGAAGACACACTCCTGGCAGACTGGATATTGTTGAACAAATACAATGCAATGTCTCAGAGCATTGCGCGAAGAGTCGATTTCAGCATCAATTTGTGTTCCAGCAATAAGATCAACGAGTTAGAATTTCATGACTTTGAATCATTTTTGGACTTGAAGGCCGATAACAATGGCATGGATCTGCTTAAATGTATTACCTCCTGGACTGAACACAGGAAAAATGAACGTAAGGAATATTTTCCTAAGTTGTTTGATCGAATTAAGCTGCAGCAACTTAAGACAAAATACTTGAATGAAGCTGAGAGGAGTAACAAGCTTGTGAAAGAGGACTATCCAGAGATCTTGGCAAAAATCAGTGAAATAAAACGGAGTCGTTTCACTGAAGATTGTAGCAGCAATCATATCGCTATCACGCTCAAGCGAGATGAGTTTGGACACcaatcagaatatacagtcTTTGATGCTACAGAAAAATCATTGTCGCAGATTATTTCGTCTGATACTGATTACCATCCCGTCTATTATCCCGGGAAGGAAAACTCTGTTGTGATTGTGCAGGGTGACAAACTGTTTGCAATAGGAGGAACTCGTCCACAAATCAGCAGATCTTCGACAGAATTTGGGTGCAATTGCATCCAAACAGCGTCTGTAACTAAATGGATTCGTTTGCGAGACTTAAGCGTTGGTAGGCGAAAATTTGGGTGCACAATCTTGGAGGGTTGCATTTATGTAGCGGGAGGGCTTGAGCACAACTCACGCTGGTTGTCCAGCGTCGAAGCTTATGACATTGATGACAAAATGTGGGTTTGGACACCAAGCATGTTGCAGAAACGAGAAGGTTTAACATTGGTCTCCTTCAATGGATGCCTCTACGCCATGGGTGGTACCCCCAACCAGTCACGGGTTCTGCGTTGTGTGGAATGCTATGATGGGGAAATCTGGAGTAGAATTGCGCCCATGAAGAAAACTCGAACAGATTTTGCTGCAGTAGTTCTTAACAATCACATTTATGCAATTGGTGGGAAAACCAGGGGCGACTCTACCACAGCATCGGTGGAGAAGTATGACCCATCAGCTAAAGTGTGGATCTATGTTGCCTCCATGCATAAGCCAAGATCTAATCATACCGCTTGTGTTTCTAACGGAAACATTTATGTAGTTAATTCAAAAGATCACTCTGATGTAGAAGTTTACGACTCTGTGAAGAATTGTTGGATGCTTCTGCAACTAGACAAGTGA
- the LOC143462126 gene encoding beta-1,3-galactosyltransferase brn-like — protein sequence MQASYVKLQHQSCKRSNNLEAVNNAATQKEMTLQSRNVTTLNKTYASNKSLYSTISSSAKSNKFLKEPMFYSNNDKSSCLLGKNISWSMIIFIKSAASYGIRREWIRKTWGSIGHLDGATFQIVFVIGQAKATTQALLDEEYDRYGDILQVDVSDAYQDVGFKTLSGMRWTSDKLPHQYFYSSGDDDMMIDLVKLMEAVDKNIAKISEEKWPEFPIICTYETRESGHPIRDKQHKNFISVQDYSEPNWPKFCLGGFYTTSVRVIRQLWEASLTSKRINTDDVFITGILRQKIGMPDEMVVPGISETCQHLDGFFENKFKTMWSERKKKFENKSICFKL from the exons ATGCAAGCCAGCTATGTAAAGCTTCAACA CCAAAGTTGTAAAAGGTCAAATAATCTCGAAGCCGTTAACAACGCAGCGACGCAGAAGGAAATGACGTTGCAATCAAGAAACGTCACAACCTTGAACAAAACCTACGCTTCCAATAAATCGCTTTATAGCACAATTTCAAGTTCCGCAAAGtcgaacaagtttttaaaagaaccAATGTTTTATTCCAATAACGACAAAAGCAGCTGTTTACTTG GAAAAAACATATCTTGGAGTatgattattttcatcaagtCGGCTGCATCTTACGGGATACGTCGCGAATGGATTCGTAAAACCTGGGGTTCTATAGGCCATCTCGATGGCGCCACTttccaaattgtttttgtgattggtcaaGCAAAGGCAACGACTCAAGCTTTATTGGACGAGGAATATGACAGATACGGAGATATATTGCAAGTCGACGTTTCGGACGCATACCA AGATGTCGGTTTCAAGACGTTATCGGGGATGCGGTGGACCTCAGACAAGCTTCCTCATCAATATTTCTACTCCAGCGGTGATGATGATATGATGATTGATCTCGTAAAATTAATGGAGGCCGTtgataaaaacattgcaaaaatttctgagGAAAAGTGgccagaatttccaatcatttgcaCTTACGAAACAAGAGAATCAGGGCATCCTATACGGgacaaacaacacaaaaattttatttctgtacAAGATTATAGTGAGCCAAACTGGCCCAAGTTTTGCCTCGGTGGATTCTACACAACCAGCGTTCGCGTCATCAGACAATTGTGGGAAGCGTCGTTGACTTCAAAGCGCATAAATACAGACGACGTTTTCATAACTGGAATACTTCGACAGAAAATTGGAATGCCCGATGAAATGGTGGTGCCAGGAATAAGTGAAACCTGCCAACACTTGGAcggtttttttgaaaacaaattcaagaCAATGTGGTCAGaaagaaagaagaaatttgaaaacaagagcatctgttttaaactttaa
- the LOC143462127 gene encoding beta-1,3-galactosyltransferase brn-like, whose translation MIIFIKSAASYGRRREWIRNTWGSIGYLDGATFQTVFVIGQADARTQVLLDEEYNRFGDILQVNASDAYQDVGFKTLSGMQWTSDKLPLKDFYSSGDDDMMIDLVKLKEAVDENIAKISVEKWPEFPIICTYETSWVISKPIRGKISKNYISEKDNRWPFWPKYCLGGFYTTSVRVITQLWEASLTSKRINTDDVFITGILRQKIGMPDEMVVPGISETCQHLGGFIENRFKTIWSERKMKFENKSICFKP comes from the exons atgattattttcatcaagtCGGCTGCATCTTACGGGAGACGTCGCGAATGGATTCGTAACACCTGGGGTTCTATAGGCTATCTCGATGGCGCCACTTTCCaaactgtttttgtgattggtcaaGCGGATGCAAGGACTCAAGTTCTATTGGACGAGGAATATAACAGGTTTGGAGACATATTACAAGTCAACGCTTCGGACGCATACCA AGATGTCGGTTTCAAGACGTTATCGGGGATGCAGTGGACCTCAGATAAGCTTCCCCTCAAAGATTTCTACTCCAGTGGTGATGATGATATGATGATTGATCTCGTAAAATTAAAAGAGGCCgttgatgaaaacattgcaaaaatttctgtgGAAAAGTGGCCAGAATTCCCAATCATTTGCACTTACGAAACAAGCTGGGTTATAAGCAAGCCTATTCGCGGGAAgatatcaaaaaattatatctCAGAAAAAGATAACCGTTGGCCATTTTGGCCCAAGTATTGCCTCGGTGGATTCTACACAACCAGCGTTCGCGTCATCACACAATTGTGGGAAGCGTCGTTGACTTCAAAGCGCATAAATACAGACGACGTTTTCATAACTGGAATACTTCGACAGAAAATTGGAATGCCCGATGAAATGGTGGTGCCAGGAATAAGTGAAACCTGCCAACATTTGGGCGGGTTTATTGAAAACAGATTCAAGACAATATGGTCAGAAAGAAAgatgaaatttgaaaacaagagcATCTGTTTTAAACCTTAA
- the LOC143462128 gene encoding beta-1,3-galactosyltransferase brn-like: MQWTSDKLPRQYFYSSGDDDMMIDLVKVKEAIDQNIAKISDEKWPEFPIICTYETTESSHPIRDKQDKNFISVQDYSEPNWPKFCLGGFYTTSVRVIRQLWEASLTSKRINTDDVFITGILRQKIGMPDEMVVPGISETCQHLGGFFENKFKTMWSERKMKFENKSICFKL; the protein is encoded by the coding sequence ATGCAGTGGACCTCAGACAAGCTTCCCCGTCAATATTTCTACTCCAGCGGTGATGATGATATGATGATTGATCTCGTAAAAGTAAAAGAGGCCATTGatcaaaacattgcaaaaatttctgatgAAAAGTGgccagaatttccaatcatttgcaCTTACGAAACAACAGAATCATCCCATCCTATACGGGacaaacaagacaaaaattttatttctgtacAAGATTATAGTGAGCCAAACTGGCCCAAGTTTTGCCTCGGTGGATTCTATACAACCAGCGTTCGCGTCATCAGACAATTGTGGGAAGCGTCGTTGACTTCAAAGCGCATAAATACAGACGACGTTTTTATAACTGGAATACTTCGACAGAAAATTGGAATGCCCGATGAAATGGTGGTGCCAGGAATAAGTGAAACCTGCCAACACTTGGGCgggttttttgaaaacaaattcaagaCAATGTGGTCAGAAAGAAAgatgaaatttgaaaacaagagcatctgttttaaactttaa
- the LOC143462129 gene encoding kelch-like protein 41a: MKIIVDGLYSDDDLLTCDNVGDVLAAADFLQIPLIKTECTDFIVANSNEDTLLADWILLNKYNAMSQSIARRVDFSINLCSSNKINELEFHDFESFLDLKADNNGMDLLKCITSWTEHRKNERKEYFPKLFDRIKLQQLKTKYLNEAERSNKLVKEDYPEILAKISEIKRSRFTEDCSNNHIAITLKRDEFGHQSEYTVFDATEKSLSQINSSDTDYHPVYYPGKENSVVIVQGDKLFAIGGTRPQISRSSTEFWCNCIQTASVTKWIRLRDLSVGRRKFGCTILEGCIYVAGGLEHNSRWLSSVEAYDIDDKMWVWTPSMLQKREGLTLVSFNGCLYAMGGTPNQSRVLRFVECYDGEIWRRIAPMKKTRTDFAAVVLNNHIYAIGGKTRGDSTTASVEKYDPSAKVWIYVASMHKPRSNHTACVSNGNIYVVNSKDHSDVEVYDSVKNCWMLLQLDK; this comes from the coding sequence ATGAAGATTATTGTTGATGGGCTTTACTCTGATGACGACTTATTAACCTGTGACAATGTTGGTGATGTGCTGGCAGCTGCAGATTTTCTACAAATTCCACTCATCAAAACAGAATGCACTGATTTTATTGTTGCCAACAGCAATGAAGACACACTCCTGGCAGACTGGATATTGTTGAACAAATACAATGCAATGTCTCAGAGCATTGCGCGAAGAGTCGATTTCAGCATCAATTTGTGTTCCAGCAATAAGATCAACGAGTTAGAATTTCATGACTTTGAATCATTTTTGGACTTGAAGGCCGATAACAATGGCATGGATCTGCTTAAATGTATTACCTCCTGGACTGAACACAGGAAAAATGAACGTAAGGAATATTTTCCTAAGTTGTTTGATCGAATTAAGCTGCAGCAACTTAAGACAAAATACTTGAATGAAGCTGAGAGGAGTAACAAGCTTGTGAAAGAGGACTATCCAGAGATCTTGGCAAAAATCAGTGAAATAAAACGGAGTCGTTTCACTGAAGATTGTAGCAACAATCATATCGCTATCACGCTCAAGCGAGATGAGTTTGGACACcaatcagaatatacagtcTTTGATGCTACAGAAAAATCATTGTCGCAGATTAATTCGTCTGATACTGATTACCATCCCGTCTATTATCCCGGGAAGGAAAACTCTGTTGTGATTGTGCAGGGTGACAAACTGTTTGCAATAGGAGGAACTCGTCCACAAATCAGCAGATCTTCGACCGAATTTTGGTGCAATTGCATCCAAACAGCGTCTGTAACTAAATGGATTCGTTTGCGAGACTTAAGCGTTGGTAGGCGAAAATTTGGGTGCACAATCTTGGAGGGTTGCATTTATGTAGCGGGAGGGCTTGAGCACAACTCACGCTGGTTGTCCAGCGTCGAAGCTTATGACATTGATGACAAAATGTGGGTTTGGACACCAAGCATGTTGCAGAAACGAGAAGGTTTAACATTGGTCTCCTTCAATGGATGCCTCTACGCCATGGGTGGTACCCCCAACCAGTCACGGGTTTTGCGTTTTGTGGAATGCTATGATGGGGAAATCTGGAGAAGAATTGCGCCCATGAAGAAAACTCGAACAGATTTTGCTGCAGTAGTTCTTAACAATCACATTTATGCAATTGGTGGGAAAACCAGGGGCGACTCTACCACGGCATCGGTGGAGAAGTATGACCCATCAGCTAAAGTGTGGATCTATGTTGCCTCCATGCATAAGCCAAGATCTAATCATACGGCTTGTGTTTCTAACGGAAACATTTATGTAGTTAATTCAAAAGATCACTCTGATGTAGAAGTTTACGACTCTGTGAAGAATTGTTGGATGCTTCTGCAACTAGACAAGTGA
- the LOC143462133 gene encoding beta-1,3-galactosyltransferase brn-like: protein MLFLDGRNKIFKYFAVVLGFVTWNLLLLTMQASYVKHQHQSCKRSNSPEAIKTAATQKEMTLQSRNVTSSNKTDTSDKSLYSTISSSAKSIKILKEPMFYFKNDKSSCFPGKKISWSMIIFIKSAASYGIRREWIRNTWGSIGYLDGATFQIVFVIGQAKATTQALLDEEYNRYGDILQVEASDAYQDVGLKTLSGMQWTLDKLPRQYFYSSGDDDMMIDLVKVKEAVDQNIAKTSEEKWPEFPIICTFETSLVESKPIRWKLSKNYISEKDYRWPFWPKFCKGGYYTTSVRVITQLWEASLTSKRINTDDVFITGILRQKIGMPDEMVVPGISETCQHLGGFIENRFKTMWSERKKKFENKSICFKL from the exons ATGCTATTTCTTGACGGtcgcaacaaaatttttaaatattttgctgttgtATTGGGGTTTGTGACTTGGAATCTCTTACTGCTTACCATGCAAGCCAGCTATGTAAAGCATCAACA CCAAAGTTGTAAAAGGTCAAATAGTCCAGAAGCCATTAAAACCGCAGCGACGCAGAAGGAAATGACGTTGCAATCAAGAAACGTCACATCCTCGAACAAAACCGACACTTCCGATAAATCGCTTTATAGCACAATTTCTAGTTCCGCAAAGTCGATCAAGATCTTAAAAGaaccaatgttttattttaagaacGACAAAAGCAGCTGTTTTCCTG GAAAAAAAATATCTTGGAGCatgattattttcatcaagtCGGCAGCATCTTACGGGATACGTCGCGAATGGATTCGTAACACCTGGGGTTCTATTGGCTATCTGGATGGCGCCACTttccaaattgtttttgtgattggtcaaGCAAAGGCAACTACTCAAGCTTTATTGGACGAGGAATATAACAGATACGGAGATATATTGCAAGTCGAGGCTTCGGACGCATACCA AGATGTCGGTTTGAAGACGTTATCGGGGATGCAGTGGACCTTAGATAAGCTTCCCCGTCAATATTTCTACTCCAGTGGTGATGATGATATGATGATTGATCTCGTTAAAGTAAAGGAGGCCGTTGatcaaaacattgcaaaaacttctgaGGAAAAGTGgccagaatttccaatcatttgcaCTTTCGAAACATCCTTGGTTGAAAGCAAGCCTATTCGATGGAAGctatcaaaaaattatatctCAGAAAAAGATTACCGTTGGCCATTTTGGCCCAAGTTTTGCAAAGGTGGATACTACACAACCAGCGTTCGCGTCATCACACAATTGTGGGAAGCGTCGTTGACTTCAAAGCGCATAAATACAGACGACGTTTTCATAACTGGAATACTTCGACAGAAAATTGGAATGCCCGATGAAATGGTGGTGCCAGGAATAAGTGAAACCTGCCAACACTTGGGCGGGTTTATTGAAAACAGATTCAAGACAATGTGGTCAGaaagaaagaagaaatttgaaaacaagagcatctgttttaaactttaa
- the LOC143462134 gene encoding beta-1,3-galactosyltransferase 1-like, producing the protein MTFFVGRNKKLKFFAIVLGLVVWSFLVITMQVRRTNRHHQSSKARQKNAAINTPATQREMTLQARDISYSNTTDAPIGFSSETTSISSKSYEFLQEPTFFSNREINSCLLGKNISWSMIIFIKSAASYGRRREWIRKTWGSIDYLDGVTFQTIFVTGQTDAKTQALLDEEHSRYGDILQVDASDAYLDVGFKTLSGMQWTSDKLPRQYFYSSGDDDMMIDLVKVKEAVDKNIAKISEEKWPEFPIICTYETTESAHPIRDKQDKNFISVQDYSEPNWPKFCLGGFYTTSVRVIRQLWEASLTSKRINTDDVFITGILRQKIGMPDEMVVPGISETCQHLGGFIENRFKTICQSCKRSNNPEAINTAATQKEMTLQSRNVTTSNKTDASDKSLYSTISSSAKSTNFLTEPNIYSNNDKSSCLLGKNISWSMIIFIKSAASYGRRREWIRKTWGSIGYLDGATFQIVFVIGQAQESTQALLDEEHNIYGYILQVEASDAYQ; encoded by the exons atgacattttttgttgGTCGCAACAAAAAACTAAAGTTTTTTGCGATTGTGTTGGGGCTTGTGGTTTGGAGTTTTCTGGTGATTACCATGCAAGTCAGACGAACTAACCGCCACCA CCAAAGTAGCAAAGCGCGCCAGAAAAACGCTGCCATTAATACGCCAGCAACGCAGAGAGAAATGACGTTGCAAGCAAGAGACATCTCATATTCGAACACAACCGATGCTCCAATTGGTTTCTCTTCTGAAACAACTTCAATTTCATCGAAATCTTACGAATTTCTGCAGGAGCCAACATTTTTTTCCAACAGAGAAATTAACAGCTGTTTATTAG GAAAAAACATATCTTGGAGCatgattattttcatcaagtCGGCTGCATCCTACGGGAGACGTCGCGAATGGATTCGTAAAACCTGGGGTTCTATTGACTATCTTGATGGTGTCACCtttcaaactatttttgtAACTGGTCAAACAGATGCGAAAACCCAAGCTCTATTGGACGAGGAACATAGTAGATATGGAGACATATTGCAAGTCGACGCTTCAGATGCATATCT AGATGTCGGTTTCAAGACGTTATCGGGGATGCAGTGGACCTCAGACAAGCTTCCCCGTCAATATTTCTACTCCAGCGGTGATGATGATATGATGATTGATCTCGTTAAAGTCAAGGAGGCCGTtgataaaaacattgcaaaaatttctgagGAAAAGTGgccagaatttccaatcatttgcaCTTACGAAACAACAGAATCAGCGCATCCTATACGGGacaaacaagacaaaaattttatttctgtacAAGATTATAGTGAGCCAAACTGGCCCAAGTTTTGCCTCGGTGGATTCTATACAACCAGCGTTCGCGTCATCAGACAATTGTGGGAAGCGTCGTTGACTTCAAAGCGCATAAATACAGACGACGTTTTCATAACTGGAATACTTCGACAGAAAATCGGAATGCCCGATGAAATGGTGGTGCCAGGAATAAGTGAAACCTGCCAACACTTGGGCGGGTTTATTGAAAACAGATTCAAGACAATATG CCAAAGTTGTAAAAGGTCAAATAATCCCGAAGCCATTAACACCGCAGCGACACAGAAGGAAATGACGTTGCAATCAAGAAACGTCACAACCTCGAACAAAACCGACGCTTCCGATAAATCGCTTTATAGCACAATTTCAAGTTCCGCAAAGTCGACCAATTTCTTAACAGAACCAAATATTTATTCCAATAACGACAAAAGCAGCTGTTTACTTG GAAAAAACATATCTTGGAGTatgattattttcatcaagtCGGCTGCATCTTACGGGAGACGTCGCGAATGGATTCGTAAAACCTGGGGTTCTATAGGCTATCTCGATGGCGCCACTttccaaattgtttttgtgattggtcaaGCACAGGAAAGTACTCAAGCTCTATTGGACGAGGAACATAACATATATGGATACATATTGCAAGTCGAGGCTTCGGACGCGTACCAGTGA